From Gimesia panareensis, the proteins below share one genomic window:
- a CDS encoding rhodanese-like domain-containing protein, protein MNHWKSYLLTLACAGLLVSAVNGADPTKDSLATVKKNLENKKAVLVDVRETDEWDEGHISGAKSLPLSVLSNGISPKTLTMKLSKKHIIYTHCAAGFRSCKAADVLLKHGYDVRPLKPGYDELVESGFKKAK, encoded by the coding sequence ATGAATCACTGGAAGTCATATTTGCTGACACTGGCCTGCGCCGGATTGCTGGTCAGTGCTGTCAATGGTGCGGATCCCACGAAAGATTCGCTGGCCACGGTTAAAAAGAATCTGGAGAACAAGAAAGCCGTCCTCGTGGATGTACGCGAAACAGATGAATGGGATGAGGGCCATATTTCCGGAGCGAAGTCGCTGCCGCTCAGCGTATTAAGTAACGGGATCTCCCCGAAAACACTGACCATGAAACTTTCCAAGAAGCACATCATCTACACGCATTGCGCGGCCGGTTTCCGGTCCTGCAAGGCGGCTGATGTTCTGTTGAAACACGGCTACGACGTGCGACCCCTGAAGCCTGGTTACGATGAGCTGGTCGAATCCGGCTTCAAGAAAGCCAAATAG
- a CDS encoding TolC family protein codes for MNLRQKLRLILCGCMMTTQIMGCHGLGTDTDLHYLGDKELQYYEDVATKIEYPAVYEETPEEITFSGKPRTLVDRSQDEIWDLPLMDAVHLGLANSEVIRVNGTLGTNGNSLLTNPDNTPTIFDPAIQETNVLLGGARGVEAALSAFDTTFTANMLWGRSEQVQNSPFFGGIPGGTLTQETGQFQSSLAKNFANGGQFSVNHNWNYTGSNSTSQLLPSNYAGNLGISYRQPLLAGAGVEYTRIAGPIGTSFSGITGVSQGVVIARINNDQALADFERNVRNLISDIEESYWQLYLAYRLYDTQVVARNSALRSWREAHAKLEAGGTRNFKPADEAQAKDRLFETQALVQTTRSDIYSAESRFRRLVGLPVNDGKIIRPIDDPIAAEFSPDWSMCLTEALVHRVELRKQKWSIKSLELQRLAATSLTKPRFDLISSYQVNGFGDRLLSQSNADGVTSQGLHSAYGTLMNNDQDSWTLGWQFSMPLGFRSAHAQVENLEFRLSKARSILQAQEMDVSQELAITFQDLTKNYATAQSNFNRWRAARRRVELFDAEVQAGTTTLDTLLRAQSSLAQAETEYYRSLVAYNIAIKNLHKWKGTLLKHNNIHLMEGEWNPVAYQQALRKAWARTHGVEASRLQHKPAAFVADGYIGEVGVMPAPGGEEGIYSSEQEGMTPEFQPVPEPDMSPDYAPPAPSVTPPPQPEARIRINGPGGSNPLAPTSIDRAVKVVLESEETSSDLYVTPISGTRDELPIPQAEIPSTQGELPIANPNENLELEFQPASSFVE; via the coding sequence ATGAACCTTCGCCAGAAATTACGCCTGATTCTCTGTGGATGCATGATGACCACTCAAATTATGGGTTGTCATGGCCTGGGAACCGACACCGACCTGCACTATCTGGGTGACAAGGAGCTTCAATACTATGAAGACGTCGCCACAAAGATAGAATATCCTGCAGTTTACGAAGAAACGCCGGAAGAAATCACGTTCTCGGGCAAGCCCCGGACCCTGGTCGATCGCTCCCAGGATGAGATCTGGGATTTGCCTCTGATGGACGCCGTGCATCTGGGTCTGGCCAACAGTGAAGTGATCCGCGTGAACGGGACATTGGGAACCAACGGCAACTCCCTGCTGACCAATCCTGACAATACACCGACGATTTTTGACCCTGCGATCCAGGAGACCAACGTACTGCTGGGTGGAGCCCGCGGCGTGGAAGCAGCATTATCCGCCTTCGATACCACCTTCACAGCGAATATGTTATGGGGACGTTCCGAACAGGTGCAGAACAGTCCGTTTTTCGGCGGGATTCCGGGCGGGACACTGACTCAGGAAACCGGCCAGTTCCAGTCCAGCCTGGCCAAGAACTTTGCCAACGGTGGTCAATTCTCAGTCAATCATAACTGGAACTACACAGGCAGTAACTCAACCAGCCAGCTGCTCCCCTCGAACTATGCCGGCAATCTGGGCATCTCCTATCGTCAACCGTTGCTGGCGGGAGCCGGGGTGGAATACACCCGGATCGCCGGTCCGATCGGGACCAGTTTCTCCGGGATTACCGGGGTGAGCCAGGGGGTTGTGATCGCCCGGATCAACAACGACCAGGCATTGGCCGACTTCGAACGCAACGTGCGGAACCTGATCTCCGATATTGAAGAGAGCTACTGGCAACTGTATCTGGCTTATCGTCTGTATGATACGCAGGTCGTCGCCCGCAACTCTGCACTCCGCAGCTGGCGGGAAGCCCACGCGAAACTGGAAGCCGGCGGTACACGAAACTTCAAGCCGGCCGATGAAGCCCAGGCCAAAGACCGTCTGTTTGAAACCCAGGCCCTCGTGCAGACAACCCGCAGTGATATCTATTCTGCGGAGAGCCGCTTCCGACGACTGGTGGGTCTGCCCGTCAATGATGGTAAAATCATCCGTCCGATCGATGATCCGATTGCAGCGGAATTCTCTCCTGACTGGAGTATGTGTCTGACGGAAGCGCTGGTTCACCGTGTCGAACTCCGCAAACAGAAGTGGAGTATCAAGAGTCTCGAACTGCAGCGTCTGGCTGCCACCAGCCTGACCAAGCCCCGATTCGACCTGATCTCCAGCTATCAGGTGAACGGCTTTGGTGATCGTCTGCTGAGCCAGAGCAATGCCGACGGCGTCACCTCACAGGGATTACACAGTGCGTATGGTACCTTGATGAATAACGACCAGGACAGCTGGACGCTGGGCTGGCAGTTCAGCATGCCCCTTGGTTTCCGCTCGGCACATGCCCAGGTAGAAAACCTCGAATTCCGTCTGTCCAAGGCACGTTCGATCCTGCAGGCACAGGAAATGGATGTCAGCCAGGAACTGGCGATCACGTTCCAGGATCTGACCAAGAACTATGCCACCGCACAGTCCAACTTCAACCGCTGGCGTGCGGCCCGCAGACGTGTGGAACTGTTCGATGCGGAAGTTCAGGCGGGAACCACTACGCTGGATACCCTGCTGCGTGCCCAGTCCAGTCTGGCTCAGGCCGAAACAGAGTATTACCGTTCGCTGGTTGCGTATAACATCGCGATCAAAAACCTCCACAAATGGAAGGGGACACTGCTCAAACATAACAACATTCACCTGATGGAAGGCGAATGGAATCCGGTGGCCTATCAGCAGGCATTGCGGAAAGCCTGGGCACGAACCCACGGTGTTGAAGCCTCCCGACTGCAGCATAAGCCAGCCGCCTTCGTGGCTGACGGCTACATCGGCGAAGTGGGTGTGATGCCTGCTCCGGGTGGTGAAGAGGGAATATACTCTTCCGAACAGGAAGGGATGACACCTGAATTCCAGCCTGTTCCGGAACCGGACATGTCACCGGATTACGCACCGCCGGCTCCTTCCGTGACACCACCGCCTCAGCCCGAGGCACGCATCAGGATCAATGGACCGGGCGGCAGCAATCCGCTCGCTCCGACTTCGATCGATCGGGCTGTCAAGGTAGTCCTGGAGTCGGAGGAAACGTCTTCCGATCTCTACGTCACTCCAATTTCCGGAACACGGGATGAACTGCCGATACCTCAGGCAGAGATTCCGAGTACGCAAGGGGAGCTCCCGATCGCGAATCCGAACGAAAACCTGGAACTGGAATTTCAGCCGGCCAGCAGTTTTGTGGAATAA
- a CDS encoding ArsR/SmtB family transcription factor produces the protein MIETESAAEMLKAFSHPTRLSILQELLAGPKCVTDLEELLPVRQANLSQHLCVLRNANLVDFAQEGALRCYYLARPRLVGDMLKLLGREEPVIKRSPAQLKADKQRLEKARQRQAGSNSQIQRSPCKSSST, from the coding sequence ATGATTGAAACGGAAAGTGCGGCGGAAATGCTGAAGGCGTTTTCGCATCCCACCCGGCTCTCGATTCTGCAGGAACTGTTGGCCGGTCCCAAGTGTGTCACCGATCTGGAAGAGCTGTTGCCCGTGCGGCAGGCGAACCTCTCGCAGCATCTGTGCGTATTGCGGAATGCAAACCTTGTGGACTTTGCCCAGGAAGGGGCACTGCGGTGCTATTACCTCGCGCGTCCCAGGCTGGTGGGGGACATGCTGAAGTTACTCGGCCGTGAAGAACCCGTTATCAAACGTTCGCCTGCTCAGCTGAAGGCGGATAAACAGCGGCTGGAAAAAGCCCGCCAGCGACAGGCAGGCTCGAATTCTCAGATACAACGCTCACCGTGCAAAAGTAGCTCAACATAA
- a CDS encoding UbiA prenyltransferase family protein — protein sequence MTPDEFQQAWQADSAQTRVIIDADLLREEVQRDQRQFNTMISYRDFGEVGVAIVMIPIWFVMGYMLDLPWAWYLSVPVFLWIAGFMLLYRRRHQPEPDKSEGPLLQQCVQRSLAEAEEQIWLLKNILWWYLLPPTLSITAFFAQISWQSREGGWAPALLFFVLMEGFVLALYGWIYVLNQRVVREQLLPRREELQKLRTSLEQETTDEGINGQIALPNLPFPGKIPPAPCASPVQLIVGLVLFLAIILLLFFFIYQAKHWDSGSSQHFPKRAPFAAVRWEDSQPEVKVNDEWYRLIALDGIPAEEMITFSKETFGDKWQKRFEEDLVELMSRMGHPPGSTVTLEVQLLSSSEKQTLKEVRMTIANRAAIWLAAQARERDAAGK from the coding sequence ATGACTCCTGACGAATTCCAACAGGCCTGGCAGGCAGACTCGGCCCAGACGCGGGTCATCATTGATGCGGACCTGCTGCGCGAGGAAGTGCAGCGCGATCAGCGTCAATTCAATACGATGATTTCTTATCGCGATTTCGGTGAAGTCGGGGTTGCGATCGTGATGATTCCCATCTGGTTTGTGATGGGCTATATGCTGGATCTTCCCTGGGCATGGTATCTGAGCGTGCCGGTGTTTCTGTGGATTGCGGGGTTCATGCTGCTGTACCGCAGACGCCATCAGCCAGAGCCCGATAAATCGGAAGGACCATTATTACAGCAGTGCGTACAGCGCTCGCTGGCCGAAGCCGAGGAGCAGATCTGGCTGCTCAAGAACATCCTCTGGTGGTACCTGCTACCGCCGACCCTCTCGATTACGGCTTTCTTTGCACAGATCTCCTGGCAGTCGCGGGAAGGGGGCTGGGCGCCCGCGCTGCTTTTCTTTGTCCTGATGGAAGGATTTGTGCTGGCCCTGTATGGCTGGATTTATGTTCTGAATCAGCGCGTCGTGCGTGAGCAGCTCCTGCCGCGGCGGGAAGAATTACAGAAACTGCGCACCAGTCTTGAACAGGAAACCACGGATGAGGGCATTAACGGTCAGATCGCACTGCCGAACCTTCCCTTCCCGGGAAAGATTCCCCCGGCCCCCTGTGCTTCCCCGGTTCAGTTGATCGTTGGACTGGTGCTGTTTCTCGCCATTATCCTGCTCTTATTCTTCTTTATCTACCAGGCGAAGCACTGGGACTCCGGCAGTAGTCAACATTTTCCGAAACGCGCCCCCTTTGCGGCGGTCCGCTGGGAAGACTCGCAGCCGGAAGTCAAAGTGAACGACGAGTGGTACAGGCTGATTGCGCTGGACGGCATCCCTGCAGAGGAGATGATCACCTTCAGCAAAGAGACCTTCGGTGATAAGTGGCAGAAACGCTTTGAAGAGGATCTGGTCGAACTAATGTCCCGCATGGGACATCCCCCGGGAAGCACCGTCACGCTGGAGGTGCAGTTGCTGTCGTCTAGTGAGAAACAGACCTTGAAAGAGGTCCGCATGACAATTGCCAACCGCGCCGCCATCTGGTTAGCAGCCCAGGCACGGGAACGGGATGCCGCAGGGAAGTGA
- a CDS encoding isocitrate/isopropylmalate dehydrogenase family protein: MYKVTLIPGDGVGPEIAEATRKCVDATGVKIDWDVQECGIEVIEAEGSVPDRVMESVRANKVALKAPITTPIGKGFRSVNVFLRQELGLYACIRPCKTYKGVRTYFADSNVDLVIVRENTEDLYAGVEFKAGEEKTAALIKTINEYATGKKINTPLDETGVSIKPMSYQGTRDICNYAFKYAVDNKRKAVTSICKANIMKFTDGLWYDETRAVAKAYGAKFEWEDLAEGVEPDAKLAGNVPDCGGSIEYNERLIDNMCMQLVQKPELYDVLVTSNLYGDILSDLCAGLVGGLGVAPGSNIGTEAAIFEATHGSAPKYKGQNKVNPVALILSGKMMLDYLGEHEAAAKLDQAVADVIEEGKDVTYDLKLDRNDPTAVGTQEMAEAICRKMQ, from the coding sequence ATGTATAAAGTCACATTAATCCCGGGCGATGGAGTTGGTCCCGAAATCGCCGAGGCTACCAGAAAATGTGTTGATGCGACAGGAGTCAAAATCGACTGGGATGTTCAGGAATGTGGAATTGAAGTCATCGAAGCCGAAGGCAGCGTTCCCGATCGGGTGATGGAATCGGTCCGGGCCAACAAAGTTGCTCTCAAGGCGCCTATCACCACACCGATCGGCAAAGGCTTCCGCAGCGTCAACGTTTTCCTGCGTCAGGAACTCGGGCTCTATGCCTGCATCCGTCCCTGTAAAACCTACAAAGGTGTCCGGACCTACTTCGCGGATTCCAACGTCGACCTGGTGATCGTTCGCGAAAACACCGAAGACCTCTACGCGGGTGTCGAATTCAAGGCGGGCGAAGAAAAGACAGCTGCCCTGATCAAGACCATCAACGAATACGCGACTGGCAAAAAGATCAACACTCCTCTGGATGAAACCGGCGTCAGCATCAAGCCGATGTCTTACCAGGGAACCCGTGATATCTGCAACTACGCGTTCAAATATGCCGTCGACAACAAGCGTAAAGCAGTCACCTCGATCTGCAAAGCCAACATCATGAAGTTCACCGATGGCCTCTGGTACGATGAAACCCGGGCCGTCGCAAAAGCCTACGGTGCCAAATTTGAATGGGAAGACCTCGCCGAAGGCGTTGAACCCGATGCCAAGCTGGCCGGCAATGTTCCCGATTGTGGCGGCAGCATTGAGTACAATGAGCGTCTGATCGACAACATGTGCATGCAGCTGGTTCAGAAGCCCGAACTGTATGACGTGCTCGTCACTTCCAACCTGTACGGCGACATTCTGAGTGACCTCTGTGCCGGCCTGGTTGGTGGTCTGGGTGTAGCTCCCGGTTCCAACATCGGAACCGAAGCCGCCATCTTCGAAGCGACCCACGGTTCGGCTCCGAAGTACAAAGGTCAGAACAAGGTCAACCCAGTCGCCCTGATCCTCTCCGGTAAGATGATGCTGGACTACCTGGGCGAGCATGAAGCAGCTGCCAAACTGGATCAGGCTGTGGCCGACGTCATCGAAGAAGGGAAAGACGTCACCTACGACCTCAAACTCGATCGCAACGATCCGACTGCTGTTGGTACTCAGGAAATGGCCGAAGCCATCTGTCGTAAAATGCAGTAA
- a CDS encoding outer membrane protein assembly factor BamB family protein — MRPPHFILLLLFILPTTLTAQDRWPGFLGAGASPIKADTIPTQWSPEQNIAWKAGIPGYGQSSPVIWGDQVYVTSVEGPNKEQLHVVCYSLKSGKQLWDHVQPSTNPEKNSVYISRAAPTPVLDENGIYAYFESGDIVALSHAGKLKWTASLAKRYGAPQNKFGLSASPVQWKDRVIVLIDDEGPSYITAVSKADGSELWKTDRKSRASWSSPMIVPVGEAQQVVCSSAGTIDGYDPQTGKQLWSYAQVGGNNKTSPLPAGNGEFLIGASPGREGDNNELAKKSNGLFVVKQQDNAWQPGFVWTNASPTPSWGTPIVYRGHAYWVNRVGVVYCLNAGNGESIFTSRIKESCWATPVGIGDHIYFFGKNGVTTVLKAGNTFEIVAENELWTEDAPPVNNVPTAEETTAERRRASAMFSRPTLYGAGVVNGYLVLRTGSQLYCLQQLAAGR; from the coding sequence ATGAGACCCCCGCATTTCATATTACTTCTATTGTTCATCCTGCCCACCACTTTAACTGCCCAGGATCGCTGGCCCGGTTTTCTGGGAGCCGGCGCCTCGCCCATTAAGGCTGACACCATTCCCACTCAGTGGTCCCCCGAACAGAACATCGCCTGGAAAGCGGGAATCCCCGGCTATGGTCAGTCCAGTCCGGTGATCTGGGGCGATCAGGTTTATGTGACCTCGGTGGAGGGACCGAACAAGGAACAGCTGCACGTTGTCTGTTATTCACTCAAGTCAGGCAAGCAGCTCTGGGATCATGTCCAGCCTTCAACAAATCCGGAAAAGAACAGCGTCTACATCAGTCGGGCCGCCCCGACGCCCGTGCTGGATGAGAACGGCATCTATGCTTATTTCGAAAGTGGTGACATCGTAGCCCTCTCCCACGCCGGCAAGCTAAAGTGGACGGCCTCGCTGGCGAAACGCTACGGCGCACCCCAAAACAAGTTCGGACTGTCCGCCTCGCCCGTGCAGTGGAAGGACCGCGTGATCGTACTCATCGATGACGAAGGACCGTCCTACATTACCGCGGTCAGTAAAGCGGATGGCAGCGAGTTATGGAAAACCGACCGCAAGAGTCGCGCCAGCTGGAGTTCGCCGATGATCGTACCTGTCGGCGAGGCACAGCAGGTGGTCTGCAGTTCCGCCGGGACCATCGATGGCTACGATCCCCAGACAGGAAAACAGCTCTGGTCCTATGCTCAAGTAGGCGGTAATAACAAGACCAGCCCGCTACCTGCCGGTAACGGTGAATTCCTGATCGGTGCGTCGCCCGGTCGGGAGGGCGATAACAACGAACTGGCAAAAAAATCCAACGGCCTGTTTGTAGTGAAGCAGCAGGACAACGCATGGCAGCCGGGCTTCGTCTGGACCAATGCCAGCCCGACCCCTTCCTGGGGAACGCCGATCGTCTATCGCGGGCATGCCTACTGGGTGAACCGGGTGGGCGTCGTCTACTGTCTGAATGCCGGAAACGGAGAGTCGATTTTTACCAGCCGGATTAAAGAGTCCTGCTGGGCCACTCCTGTGGGCATCGGCGATCACATCTATTTCTTCGGCAAGAACGGCGTGACCACCGTCTTAAAAGCGGGCAATACATTCGAGATCGTCGCCGAAAACGAACTCTGGACCGAAGATGCGCCGCCGGTGAACAACGTTCCCACAGCTGAAGAAACCACCGCCGAGCGCCGCCGGGCATCAGCCATGTTCTCCCGCCCGACTCTGTACGGCGCGGGGGTTGTGAACGGTTACCTGGTCCTCAGAACGGGCAGCCAGCTGTACTGCCTGCAGCAATTAGCCGCAGGGCGTTAG
- a CDS encoding Mpo1-like protein, whose translation MHLIGVPLTFGGLVGFGLAHQWLYAGCAFVAGYALQFLGHAIEQNDAGELILIKKLMGKPYTEFGPQTQSQQNFDQPSKKSSCND comes from the coding sequence CTGCATCTGATCGGAGTGCCCCTCACTTTCGGGGGCCTGGTCGGGTTTGGGCTGGCGCACCAGTGGCTGTATGCCGGCTGCGCTTTTGTGGCTGGATATGCCCTGCAGTTTCTGGGTCACGCGATTGAGCAAAATGATGCTGGCGAACTCATTTTGATCAAGAAATTAATGGGAAAACCTTACACGGAATTCGGTCCACAGACCCAATCTCAACAGAATTTTGACCAACCGTCAAAAAAGTCAAGTTGTAACGATTAA